CGTTGACCGCTCTGGCCACCTGCTTGCCACCCGCCAATCCGGAACTTCTGACCGGAAAATGCACCTTCAGGCCGCTGACTGAAAGGATCTGTTCACGCTGCATGGGCTTGCCTCAATCTGTTTCTCATAATTTTTACTATAATTATGGTCATAATATACAAGCTTCCCGAATAAAGGCCACTGCTGATTGAACTCCCGCGACGAACATAAAGGCACGCTCTACGTGGTGGCCACCCCGCTCGGCAATCTTGACGACATGACCTTTCGGGCAGTCAACACGTTGCGCAATGCAGGAGCCATCGCCTGCGAGGACACCCGACGCACCTCGATTCTGCTCAAACACTTCGGCATCGAGGGCAAGCGGCTGGTCAGCTACCACAGCTTCAACGAAGAGCGCGCCGTCCGGCAGGTAATCGAGCTGCTCGAAGAGGGTTCGGACGTGGCGCTGGTGACCGACGCAGGCACACCCGCCATCAGCGATCCCGGCTACACGATGGCCAGCGCCGCACACGCCGCAGGACTGCCGGTGGTGCCGGTGCCGGGTGCGAGCGCGTTGACGGCGGCGCTCTCGGTCTGTCCGCTGCCATCGAGCAGCTTTTTCTTCGCCGGATTTTTGCCGCACAAGAAAGGGCGCAAAAGCCGCCTCGAATTTCTCGCCTCCATCGACAGCACCATCGTACTGTACGAATCGCCGCACCGGATCGGGCGGCTGATGGAGGAGGTGAAGGAGCACTTTCCCGACGCGCAGGTGTTCGCCGCGCGAGAAATCACCAAGATGCACGAGGAGTACGTCACCGGCACGCCCGATGAACTGGCGAACCACTTCACCGGCCAGAAGCAGCGGGGCGAATTCGTCGTGGTCGTCCATCCGCCAGACAAACATTCAAAAAAGAGACAGGAACATGCAGATCATCAATGACCCCGCCGAGATGCAGAAGATCGCCGAAAAACTGCGTCTCCAGCACCAGTATATCGGCGTCGTCATGACGATGGGCGCGCTGCACGAGGGGCACCTGAGTCTGGTAAAACTTGCGAAAGCGCATGCCGGAACGGTCATTATGACCATCTTCGTCAACCCGACGCAATTCGGCCCGAACGAAGATTTTTACCGTTATCCAAGACCCTTCGAACAGGACGCCGCGCTGGCGCGTTCGGCAGGCGTTGACTACCTGTTTGCGCCTTCGACGGAAGCGATGTACCCGGATGGATACTCGACCAGCATCGATCCCGGCCCCATCGCCACGCGCTTCGAGGGCGCTTCCCGACCCGGCCACTTCGGCGGCATGGTTACGGTAGTGGTCAAACTGCTCGGCATCACGCGACCGCACCTGGCCGTCTTTGGCGAGAAGGACGCCCAGCAGCTCGCCATCATCCGGCGCGTGGTGACCGATCTGAACATCGGCACCACGATTCTCGGGGCTCCGATCGTGCGCGAAAGCGACGGGCTGGCCACCAGTTCGCGGAACATCTATCTCTCGTCGAACGAACGCCAGCAGGCAACGGTGCTTTACCGCGCCATCCGGTACGCGAAGATGGAGATCGACAAAGACCGCACCGATCTAGAGGCGATTGCTGGCGAAGCTGAAGCGCTGGTGCGTTCCGAGCCTGATGCCGAACCCGATTATCTCTGCTTTGTCGATGACGCCACTTTCGAGCCGGTCACGCAGGCGGTTACCGGCAAAGCCTACCGGCTCATCATGGCTGTGCGCATCGGTTCGACCAGGCTGATCGACAACTGGCGGTTTGACTATCAGTAATGCACAAAAGCGGAACCGCATGAAAGCGCTGCCGATACTGAAAGGCAACAAATTTATAGTATATTATTTGACTTTGTAATTTTTTGAATTGGCTTCGACCGCGACCGGCATCAAGAGCCCTGATTTCCCCAGCGAAACGGCATCGCCCCGAAGGTCCAGCGAAGAGGTTCATCACTTTTAACCACAACAGATTTCAATGTTTATCAAAAAAAAGATCGATCTTGGACACGGTAAGGTAATCACGATCGAAACCGGAAAAATGGCCAAACAGGCCGACGGCTCGGCGGTCGTCACAATGAACGACACCATGGTGCTCGCCACGGTGGTTTCAAGCAAAACACCTCCGTCGCCGAATCAGGACTTCTTCCCGCTCCAGGTCGAATACCGCGAAAAATATTCCGCAGCCGGCAAGTTCCCCGGAGGCTTCTTCAAGCGCGAAGGCCGCCCCTCCGAAAAGGAGATTCTCTCCGCCCGCCTGATCGACCGCGCCCTGCGCCCGCTCTTCCCTGACGGTTACTATCAGGAGACCCAGATCATCATCTCGGTCATCTCCTCCGACACGATCAATGACGCCGACGTGCTTGGCGGCATCGCCGCTTCAGCCGCCATCATGGTCTCCGACATTCCGTTCGCCAACCCGATGTCCGAGGTTCGCGTCGGGCGCATCAACGGACTCTTCATCGTCAACCCCGACATCAACGAGCTGGCGCAAAGCGACATGGACATCTGCATCGGCGGCACCGAGGACACCATCTGTATGCTCGAGGGCGAGATGAAGGAGATCTCCGAAGCCGAGATGCTCGACGCCATCAAATTCGGCCACGACGCCATCAAGAAAATTTGCGCCCTCCAGCGCGAACTCGCCGCAGAGGTAGCCAAGCCCAAACGGCCATTCTCTCCGACCGTCGCGCCGGACGAGCTGGTCAATTTCGTTGAAGAGCACTGCTCAGCCGAGCTGAAAGCTTTGGCCTACACCCCGCTCGCCAAGGAGGAGCGCGCCGAAAAGACCAAAGCCATCTACACGCAAACCATCAGGAAAACCCTCACGCACTTCACCGACCGCGTCGGCCCCGATCAGATCGAAGCCGATCCCACCAGCGCGTTCTGCCTGAACGAACACATGATCGAAGAGTGCATCCATGCCGTCGAAAAGAAGGTGATGCGCCACATGATTCTCGATGACGGCAAGCGCCTCGACGGCCGTACACTCGAACAGGTTCGCCCGATCAGCATCGAGCTGGGCCTCATTCCGAGGGCTCACGGTTCAGCGCTCTTCACTCGCGGCGAAACGCAGGCACTCGTCACGCTGACGCTGGGCACCAAGAAGGACGCCCAGTCGGTCGATACGCTGACTGACGACAAGGACAAGCGGTTCATGCTGCACTACAACTTCCCACCCTTCTCAGTCGGCGAAATCGGCAGGGTCGGCGGTGCCGGACGGCGTGAAATCGGCCACGGCAACCTCGCCGAGCGCGCCATCAAAATGGTGATGCCATCCGAGCAGGAGTTCCCCTACACCGTGCGCCTCGTCTCGGACATCCTCGAATCGAACGGTTCGTCCTCGATGGCCTCGGTCTGCGGCGGCACGCTGGCCGCGATGGACGGTGGCATTCCGCTCAAGAAACCGGTCTCCGGCATCGCAATGGGCCTCATCAAGGAGGGCGACCGCTACGCCGTGCTCTCCGACATTCTCGGCAACGAGGATCATCTCGGCGACATGGACTTCAAGGTGGCAGGCACCCGTGACGGCATTACCGCCTGCCAGATGGACATCAAGATCGACGGCCTCGACTACCACATCCTCGAAACCGCGCTCGAGCAGGCTCGCAAAGGTCGCTTGCACATCCTCGACGTCATGGCCGAGGCGATTCCCGAGTCGCGTGCAGACATCGGTAAATACGCACCGCGCCTCACCACCATCCAGATTCCGGTGGACGCCATCGGCATGGTGATCGGCAAGGGCGGCGAAACCATCCGCAGCATCACCGAGGAGACCGGCGCAGAGATCAACATCGACGACGACGGCACGGTCACCATCGCCTGCTCCAGCCCCGAAGCCACCAAAGCGGCGGTCGAAACCATCAAGACCCTCGTCTCCAAGCCGGAGGTCGGCACAATCTACATGGGCAAGGTTCGCGACATCCGCGACGAGCTCGGCGCCTTCGTCGAGTTCCTGCCAAAAACCGACGGTCTGGTGCACATCTCGGAGATTGCCCGCGAACGTATCGCCAAGGTGAGCGACGTGCTCAAGGTGGGTGACCGGATCAAGGTGAAGCTGATCGACGTGCGCAAGGATCCCCGCACCGGCAAGACCAAGTTCGCCCTCTCGATCAAGGCGCTACTCGACACCGACCAGCAAGCCGAAACGAACGGCGAAGCAAAGCCGGCAAGAGACTGAACGCAGCGAAACTGAAACCAAGGCAGTGCGGGGGAAATAACCCTGCACTGCCTTTTTTCATTACCGGCGCGGGATTATCTTCCCGGCAACATTTTCGAACAGACCAACGACTCATGAAATACGACTTTTCAGCTTTAGAGAAAAAGTGGCAGTCCCGTTGGGCAGATGAGCAGACCTTTGCCTCCTCCGCCGACCAAGAGAAGCCAAAATATTACGTGCTCGACATGTTCCCCTATCCGAGCGGTTCGGGACTGCACGTCGGCCACCTCGAAGGCTATACGGCCACCGACATCATGGCGCGCTACAAGCGCTGCCAAGGCCACAACGTGCTGCACCCGATGGGCTGGGACGCCTTCGGCCTGCCCGCCGAGCAGTTCGCCATCAAGACCGGCACCCACCCGCGCCTGACAACCGAAAAGAACGTCGCCAGCTTCCGGGAGACCCTCAAGAGCATGGGCTTCTCCTACGACTGGAGCCGCGAGATCAACACCACCGACCCGAACTACTTCAAGTGGACGCAGTGGATTTTCCTCAAGCTCTACGAAAAAGGGCTAGCCTACATCTCGGAGGTGGACGTCAACTGGTGCGAAGAGCTGAAAGTGGTGCTGGCCAACGAAGAGGTGGACGAGAAAATCGCTGACGGCTACACTGTGGTGCGCCGCCCACTGCGCCAGTGGGTGCT
The nucleotide sequence above comes from Chlorobaculum tepidum TLS. Encoded proteins:
- a CDS encoding polyribonucleotide nucleotidyltransferase, with product MFIKKKIDLGHGKVITIETGKMAKQADGSAVVTMNDTMVLATVVSSKTPPSPNQDFFPLQVEYREKYSAAGKFPGGFFKREGRPSEKEILSARLIDRALRPLFPDGYYQETQIIISVISSDTINDADVLGGIAASAAIMVSDIPFANPMSEVRVGRINGLFIVNPDINELAQSDMDICIGGTEDTICMLEGEMKEISEAEMLDAIKFGHDAIKKICALQRELAAEVAKPKRPFSPTVAPDELVNFVEEHCSAELKALAYTPLAKEERAEKTKAIYTQTIRKTLTHFTDRVGPDQIEADPTSAFCLNEHMIEECIHAVEKKVMRHMILDDGKRLDGRTLEQVRPISIELGLIPRAHGSALFTRGETQALVTLTLGTKKDAQSVDTLTDDKDKRFMLHYNFPPFSVGEIGRVGGAGRREIGHGNLAERAIKMVMPSEQEFPYTVRLVSDILESNGSSSMASVCGGTLAAMDGGIPLKKPVSGIAMGLIKEGDRYAVLSDILGNEDHLGDMDFKVAGTRDGITACQMDIKIDGLDYHILETALEQARKGRLHILDVMAEAIPESRADIGKYAPRLTTIQIPVDAIGMVIGKGGETIRSITEETGAEINIDDDGTVTIACSSPEATKAAVETIKTLVSKPEVGTIYMGKVRDIRDELGAFVEFLPKTDGLVHISEIARERIAKVSDVLKVGDRIKVKLIDVRKDPRTGKTKFALSIKALLDTDQQAETNGEAKPARD
- the panC gene encoding pantoate--beta-alanine ligase, yielding MQIINDPAEMQKIAEKLRLQHQYIGVVMTMGALHEGHLSLVKLAKAHAGTVIMTIFVNPTQFGPNEDFYRYPRPFEQDAALARSAGVDYLFAPSTEAMYPDGYSTSIDPGPIATRFEGASRPGHFGGMVTVVVKLLGITRPHLAVFGEKDAQQLAIIRRVVTDLNIGTTILGAPIVRESDGLATSSRNIYLSSNERQQATVLYRAIRYAKMEIDKDRTDLEAIAGEAEALVRSEPDAEPDYLCFVDDATFEPVTQAVTGKAYRLIMAVRIGSTRLIDNWRFDYQ
- the rsmI gene encoding 16S rRNA (cytidine(1402)-2'-O)-methyltransferase, with the translated sequence MNSRDEHKGTLYVVATPLGNLDDMTFRAVNTLRNAGAIACEDTRRTSILLKHFGIEGKRLVSYHSFNEERAVRQVIELLEEGSDVALVTDAGTPAISDPGYTMASAAHAAGLPVVPVPGASALTAALSVCPLPSSSFFFAGFLPHKKGRKSRLEFLASIDSTIVLYESPHRIGRLMEEVKEHFPDAQVFAAREITKMHEEYVTGTPDELANHFTGQKQRGEFVVVVHPPDKHSKKRQEHADHQ